A portion of the Mesorhizobium shangrilense genome contains these proteins:
- a CDS encoding ferredoxin, translating into MRIIVHKARCQGHARCSAQAPDVFRLDDEGYILPGDIEVGEGEQLLASRGARSCPERALELDRTPAARG; encoded by the coding sequence ATGCGCATTATTGTCCACAAAGCCAGATGCCAGGGTCACGCGCGATGTTCGGCGCAAGCGCCGGACGTCTTCAGGCTTGATGACGAGGGCTACATCCTGCCCGGTGACATTGAGGTTGGGGAGGGGGAGCAACTGCTTGCGTCACGCGGTGCGCGATCCTGCCCCGAACGTGCGCTGGAACTCGACCGTACACCCGCTGCGCGAGGTTGA
- a CDS encoding nuclear transport factor 2 family protein has protein sequence MDQAKITELLDREAIRDCLYRYCRGIDRADEAALRSAYWPDAHDSHGAYCGSAEGFIRFALGVFKTRPRNIHQITNILVEFISPAEAAVESYFTALQRGPDRDGEVRQTLLCGRYCDLFQKREGEWRVAERTVVYDWLEEQIPPGALEAERFGSRQPIGAPHPDDPVYALGKRPSRHDAFSDFEREIRIGSGDDRL, from the coding sequence ATGGACCAGGCAAAAATTACCGAATTACTCGACCGTGAGGCGATCCGCGACTGCCTCTATCGATACTGCCGCGGGATAGACCGCGCGGATGAGGCGGCGTTGCGCAGCGCGTACTGGCCCGATGCGCATGACAGTCATGGGGCCTATTGCGGCTCGGCAGAGGGCTTCATCCGGTTTGCGCTCGGTGTCTTCAAGACCAGGCCCCGCAACATCCATCAGATCACGAACATCCTGGTCGAATTCATCAGCCCGGCAGAGGCCGCGGTCGAAAGCTATTTCACCGCGCTGCAACGCGGACCGGACAGAGACGGAGAAGTACGCCAGACCCTCCTCTGCGGCCGCTACTGTGATCTGTTTCAGAAGAGGGAAGGGGAGTGGCGAGTTGCCGAACGGACGGTGGTCTACGATTGGCTCGAGGAGCAGATCCCACCAGGGGCCCTTGAGGCAGAGCGGTTCGGGTCTCGGCAGCCGATTGGAGCACCTCATCCGGATGATCCGGTCTATGCGCTCGGCAAGCGTCCTTCTCGCCATGATGCCTTCAGTGATTTCGAACGGGAGATCCGCATCGGCAGTGGGGACGACAGACTATGA
- a CDS encoding SDR family NAD(P)-dependent oxidoreductase has translation MKQAGRIVIITGAAGGIGRALVDVVAKDGDTVVAVDLPGSGVVELAHGLGYPHLGLECDVSREEDILALYGRVEAQFAQIGVLINNAAMGPTMAATVDTGVDAFRRGLAVNLIGPFVMAREAARRMRPGGAIVNIASMAGMVGNPKRNAYAASKAGLISLTKSLACDWASRGIRVTAVAPGYVRTPMVAELERAGKNRPRRGAPPRADGALGAVRRDRPRCAFSGQHAGALYHRIGAGGRRRLDVI, from the coding sequence ATGAAGCAGGCAGGACGCATCGTCATCATTACAGGCGCCGCGGGCGGGATCGGCCGTGCCCTAGTCGATGTTGTTGCCAAGGATGGAGACACTGTTGTTGCGGTGGACCTTCCGGGCAGCGGCGTCGTTGAACTGGCTCATGGTCTCGGCTACCCGCATCTCGGCCTCGAGTGCGATGTCTCCCGGGAGGAGGATATTCTCGCGCTTTACGGCCGGGTCGAAGCACAGTTCGCGCAGATTGGCGTCCTCATCAACAACGCGGCGATGGGACCCACCATGGCCGCAACTGTCGACACCGGTGTCGACGCCTTCCGACGCGGGCTGGCAGTAAACCTGATTGGGCCGTTCGTCATGGCTCGCGAAGCGGCGAGGCGCATGAGGCCGGGCGGTGCTATCGTCAACATCGCTTCCATGGCGGGCATGGTCGGCAATCCCAAGCGCAATGCCTACGCAGCATCGAAAGCGGGCCTGATCTCATTGACGAAGTCGCTTGCATGCGACTGGGCTTCTCGCGGCATCCGCGTGACGGCGGTAGCGCCGGGCTACGTGCGCACGCCGATGGTCGCTGAACTGGAACGCGCGGGCAAAAATCGACCTCGCCGCGGTGCGCCGCCGCGTGCCGATGGGGCGCTTGGCGCGGTCCGACGAGATCGCCCTCGCTGTGCGTTTTCTGGCCAGCACGCAGGCGCGCTATATCACCGGATCGGTGCTGGCGGTCGACGGCGGCTGGATGTCATTTAA
- a CDS encoding SDR family oxidoreductase translates to MARSDEIALAVRFLASTQARYITGSVLAVDGGWMSFNQPGNAHPPVDGTPRAELSCPAERADARIVLVTGGANGIGAAVVRRFAASGDTVVIADRDGAAAAEFAGLLDGKNPAKSVDVAVESEVVALFEELRGRFGRVDVLVNGAGVAETLLSGIEQIPERIEHVLDVNLTGAFICAREAIKTMRPGGVILNLGSINSFLPFAPRHAYGASKAGMGILTRCMAAELGPVGIRTATVAPGYIRTPGVAQLAKVGRIDSTAIRRRIPMGRMGRPEDVADAAFFLASSDASYINGSILYVDGGWTSFGDAGNASELYDECFAEAAG, encoded by the coding sequence TTGGCGCGGTCCGACGAGATCGCCCTCGCTGTGCGTTTTCTGGCCAGCACGCAGGCGCGCTATATCACCGGATCGGTGCTGGCGGTCGACGGCGGCTGGATGTCATTTAACCAGCCGGGGAATGCGCACCCGCCGGTGGATGGGACGCCCCGAGCCGAACTCTCCTGTCCGGCCGAACGCGCCGACGCGCGAATCGTGCTCGTCACGGGTGGTGCGAACGGCATAGGCGCGGCCGTGGTTCGCCGCTTTGCCGCGAGCGGCGATACCGTCGTGATTGCTGACAGAGATGGCGCTGCAGCAGCAGAGTTCGCTGGATTGCTCGACGGCAAGAACCCGGCCAAATCCGTGGACGTGGCCGTCGAGAGTGAGGTTGTCGCGCTGTTCGAGGAGTTGCGGGGACGCTTCGGGCGCGTCGATGTCCTCGTCAACGGTGCTGGTGTCGCCGAGACGTTGTTGTCGGGGATCGAACAAATACCGGAACGGATCGAACACGTCCTGGATGTCAATCTTACCGGCGCCTTCATTTGCGCGCGCGAGGCGATCAAGACAATGCGCCCTGGCGGCGTGATCCTCAACCTCGGATCGATCAACAGCTTTCTGCCGTTCGCGCCGCGCCATGCCTACGGCGCCTCCAAGGCGGGGATGGGCATTCTGACCCGATGCATGGCGGCCGAACTCGGGCCGGTCGGCATTCGGACAGCCACCGTCGCTCCTGGTTACATCCGCACGCCTGGCGTTGCTCAGTTGGCGAAAGTCGGCCGCATCGACTCGACAGCGATCAGACGACGCATCCCGATGGGCAGGATGGGACGGCCGGAAGATGTCGCAGACGCGGCATTTTTCCTCGCTTCGTCTGACGCCTCATACATCAACGGCTCGATCCTCTACGTGGACGGCGGCTGGACCTCGTTCGGTGATGCGGGAAACGCCAGCGAACTCTATGACGAATGTTTTGCGGAGGCCGCGGGCTGA
- a CDS encoding LLM class flavin-dependent oxidoreductase, with translation MEFATFILAAQRGYHQSSDSVIRNSIEQAVVSEQAGFGTAWFPEHHFNNYSLIPSPLMMVAHCAGVTNTIRLGTAVCVLPLYQPQRLLSEIGFADIVANGRLELGVGVGYQQFEFERFGVNIDEAPAVFSEYLDILLKGLNQKVFEHNGQYENIPPTAISVRTVQKPTPPIWIAGGPARMERAYREGHNFFVTAFHDGLEDLSRLRRTIEKAAACEGRNVTDAKISLLRCCYASDDQAEINSYLDNARFQRRLSEALHQRRQQSDDGYLLTETPTRQDLSFETMRKNLPIGSVNRVIDRLLEEMDILRPDQIAIQTQLGDFDQKTMLRQIELWGDKIIPAINKSLGHAQI, from the coding sequence ATGGAATTCGCCACCTTCATCCTGGCCGCCCAACGTGGCTACCATCAATCCTCCGACAGCGTCATCCGAAACTCCATCGAACAGGCCGTCGTTTCGGAGCAGGCTGGCTTCGGCACCGCCTGGTTCCCCGAGCACCACTTCAACAATTACAGCCTGATTCCGTCACCCTTGATGATGGTGGCGCACTGCGCCGGCGTGACGAACACCATTCGCCTCGGCACTGCCGTCTGCGTGCTGCCGCTCTATCAACCGCAGCGCCTGCTTTCCGAGATCGGCTTCGCCGACATCGTTGCGAACGGTCGTCTCGAGCTCGGCGTCGGCGTGGGATACCAGCAATTCGAGTTCGAGCGCTTCGGCGTCAATATCGATGAGGCGCCGGCCGTCTTTTCGGAATACCTGGACATCCTCCTGAAGGGCCTCAACCAGAAGGTCTTCGAGCACAACGGCCAGTATGAGAACATACCCCCGACAGCGATTTCGGTGCGCACCGTCCAGAAGCCGACCCCGCCGATCTGGATCGCCGGCGGGCCGGCGCGCATGGAGCGGGCCTATCGCGAGGGACACAATTTCTTTGTCACAGCATTCCACGATGGCCTGGAGGATTTGAGCAGGCTGCGCCGAACCATCGAGAAGGCAGCGGCTTGCGAGGGCAGGAATGTCACGGACGCCAAGATTTCGCTGCTGCGCTGCTGCTATGCCAGCGACGACCAGGCGGAGATCAACAGCTATCTCGATAACGCCCGCTTCCAGCGCCGGCTGTCAGAGGCGTTGCATCAGCGCCGTCAGCAGAGCGACGACGGCTATCTGCTGACGGAAACACCGACGCGGCAGGATCTGTCGTTCGAGACCATGCGCAAGAACCTGCCGATCGGCAGTGTCAATCGCGTGATCGATCGCCTGCTGGAAGAGATGGACATCTTGAGACCGGATCAGATCGCAATTCAGACCCAATTGGGAGATTTCGACCAAAAGACGATGCTGCGCCAGATCGAGCTCTGGGGAGACAAGATCATTCCCGCGATCAACAAGTCGCTGGGTCATGCGCAGATTTGA
- the fdxB gene encoding ferredoxin III, nif-specific: MRSAFVTLDGARWVPGCLTAIDSSACTGRGRYFKVCSREVMHLHGVGDPGELLGACGGEDDDFDGELNRMIMVVDHAGRCIGCGACGHLCPKDCQTHVAADKVAASSDETNPGERDHVRP, encoded by the coding sequence ATGAGGAGCGCTTTCGTCACCCTCGACGGCGCCAGATGGGTGCCGGGATGTCTCACCGCTATCGACAGCTCCGCCTGCACCGGCCGCGGCCGCTATTTCAAGGTCTGCTCGCGCGAAGTCATGCACCTTCACGGCGTCGGTGACCCGGGTGAACTCCTCGGCGCCTGCGGCGGCGAGGACGATGACTTCGATGGCGAGCTCAATCGCATGATCATGGTCGTCGACCATGCCGGCCGCTGCATCGGTTGCGGAGCCTGCGGCCACCTCTGCCCGAAGGACTGCCAGACCCACGTTGCAGCCGACAAAGTCGCTGCATCATCTGACGAGACAAACCCAGGAGAACGGGACCATGTTCGCCCCTAA
- a CDS encoding nitrogen fixation protein NifQ, translating to MFAPNYGCLSPGQWPRIELEKEFDQHVLACVLSCALKEVEAGEATATEATGLSRAELSDVLTRSFPATAINAFALDDAGDPERGTEEELLHGLLLAHARPGDPASARFAKIIARRAMRNDHLWQDLGLFNRAELNRLLATHFPMLAAGNTQNMRWKKYFYRKLCEAEGFSLCTTPNCRECNDFESCFGPEEGESRLMRVKYAIALD from the coding sequence ATGTTCGCCCCTAACTATGGCTGTCTTAGCCCCGGCCAATGGCCTCGGATCGAGCTCGAGAAGGAGTTCGACCAGCATGTGCTTGCCTGTGTCCTGTCGTGTGCGCTCAAGGAGGTCGAGGCCGGCGAGGCGACGGCGACGGAGGCAACGGGCCTTTCCCGCGCCGAGTTGAGCGATGTCCTGACCCGCAGTTTTCCTGCTACCGCTATAAACGCCTTCGCCTTGGATGACGCCGGCGACCCAGAGCGGGGTACGGAGGAAGAACTTTTGCACGGCCTGCTGCTGGCGCATGCCAGGCCTGGCGATCCGGCCAGCGCCCGCTTCGCTAAGATCATCGCCCGTCGTGCCATGCGCAACGACCATCTCTGGCAGGACCTTGGCCTTTTCAATCGGGCCGAGCTCAACCGCCTGCTTGCCACGCATTTTCCGATGCTGGCGGCCGGCAACACCCAAAACATGAGGTGGAAGAAGTACTTTTACCGCAAACTCTGCGAGGCCGAAGGTTTTTCGCTATGCACCACACCCAATTGCCGGGAATGCAATGATTTCGAAAGCTGCTTCGGCCCGGAAGAAGGAGAAAGTCGCCTCATGCGGGTCAAGTACGCGATCGCATTAGATTAA
- the rpoN gene encoding RNA polymerase factor sigma-54 produces the protein MQPSVSLLQKQSLVASPQLIESIRLLQLAHAELHQFVEQELEKNPLLEPASKDDGSFGEVEGPTWSGSPDRLRQGKSLPNGTSTAPGDRPALEEFVALVETLHDHVARQIALTAFTPQEQLIAGELAAHLEDTGYLEVSSLELAGSLNVRVADVERVLETLQHFDPPGIFARTLSECLEIQLRQRDRFDPAMAALVANLEMLARRDFQALKQRCGVDEDDLLDMLQEIRALDPKPGNRFQSGPPETIIPDVWVLPSPGGGWQIELDPNTLPKLLINQSYVAEVSRRAGKNSKDMVFLNECLQNANWLIRSLDQRAKTILKVATEIVRQQDAFLEHGVAHLRPLNLRTVADAINVHESTVSRVTSNKYMLTPRGVFELKYFFTVAIASSEGGDAHSAEAVRHRIKAIVAEESLDDVLSDDDIAVRLKETGIEVARRTVTKYREAMNIPSSIQRRREKRLWFNGEQGLKAS, from the coding sequence ATGCAACCATCAGTAAGCCTACTTCAGAAACAGTCTCTGGTTGCATCGCCTCAACTCATTGAGTCGATTCGTTTGCTGCAACTGGCGCATGCCGAACTGCATCAATTCGTGGAGCAGGAACTCGAGAAGAACCCGCTTTTGGAGCCTGCCTCAAAGGACGACGGGTCGTTTGGCGAGGTTGAGGGACCGACCTGGTCCGGGTCACCGGACCGGCTCAGGCAAGGGAAATCCCTGCCCAATGGGACCAGTACCGCGCCGGGTGATCGTCCTGCCCTCGAGGAATTTGTCGCCTTGGTCGAAACGTTGCACGACCATGTCGCTCGTCAGATCGCCCTCACTGCATTCACACCGCAGGAGCAGCTCATTGCTGGCGAGCTTGCCGCTCACCTGGAAGACACCGGCTATCTTGAGGTAAGTTCGTTGGAGCTGGCCGGGAGCCTAAACGTCCGTGTGGCTGATGTGGAGCGGGTTCTGGAAACCCTGCAGCACTTCGATCCACCGGGAATTTTTGCACGAACTCTCAGCGAATGCCTCGAGATACAGCTGCGCCAGCGCGACCGGTTCGATCCGGCGATGGCGGCTTTGGTCGCCAATCTTGAGATGCTTGCGCGACGCGATTTTCAGGCATTGAAACAGCGTTGCGGCGTCGATGAAGACGACCTCCTCGACATGTTGCAAGAAATCCGTGCGCTCGATCCCAAGCCTGGAAACAGATTCCAATCGGGGCCGCCGGAAACCATCATACCCGACGTCTGGGTCCTGCCCTCGCCCGGAGGTGGATGGCAGATCGAGCTTGATCCGAACACGCTGCCCAAGCTGCTGATTAACCAAAGCTATGTCGCGGAGGTCTCACGCCGGGCCGGCAAAAATTCGAAAGACATGGTATTTCTCAATGAATGCTTGCAAAATGCGAACTGGCTAATCCGCAGCCTCGATCAGCGCGCTAAGACGATCCTTAAGGTGGCGACCGAAATCGTGCGCCAGCAGGATGCCTTTTTGGAACATGGCGTCGCCCACCTGCGGCCGCTCAATCTCAGGACTGTCGCTGACGCAATCAACGTGCACGAGTCAACGGTGAGCCGGGTGACGTCGAACAAGTACATGCTTACCCCACGCGGGGTATTCGAACTGAAGTACTTTTTCACTGTCGCGATCGCCTCCTCGGAGGGCGGTGACGCGCATTCCGCCGAAGCTGTCCGCCATCGGATCAAGGCAATCGTCGCCGAAGAATCGCTTGATGACGTGCTTTCCGACGATGACATTGCTGTCCGGCTCAAGGAAACCGGCATCGAGGTCGCTCGCCGCACCGTCACAAAATATCGCGAGGCGATGAACATCCCCTCCTCCATACAGCGGCGCCGGGAAAAGCGGCTATGGTTCAACGGCGAACAAGGCCTGAAGGCCTCGTAA
- a CDS encoding peroxiredoxin → MTVQKKVPFVTFLTRVRDESVQGPNPYRWEEKTSDDYFGGKRVILFSLPGAFTPTCSTYQLPNFEELYDEFEKQGIDAVYCVSVNDAFVMNAWGKSLALQKVKLIPDGSGEFTRKMGMLVAKDNLGFGMRSWRYAALINNGVVEQWFEEEGFSDNCETDPYGVSSPQNVLETLKAAA, encoded by the coding sequence ATGACCGTTCAAAAGAAGGTTCCCTTCGTCACCTTTCTCACGCGTGTACGCGATGAGTCAGTCCAGGGGCCAAATCCATATCGCTGGGAAGAAAAGACATCCGACGACTATTTCGGCGGCAAGCGCGTCATCCTATTCTCGCTGCCTGGTGCCTTCACCCCGACCTGCTCGACCTACCAACTGCCCAATTTCGAAGAGCTCTACGACGAGTTTGAGAAGCAGGGAATTGACGCGGTCTACTGTGTCTCCGTCAACGATGCCTTCGTCATGAATGCGTGGGGGAAGTCCTTGGCTCTGCAGAAGGTCAAGCTCATCCCGGACGGCTCAGGCGAGTTCACGCGCAAAATGGGCATGCTGGTCGCCAAGGACAATCTCGGCTTCGGTATGCGTTCCTGGCGCTACGCCGCCCTGATCAACAATGGCGTGGTGGAGCAGTGGTTCGAGGAGGAAGGTTTCTCCGACAACTGTGAGACCGACCCCTATGGCGTCTCATCCCCACAGAACGTTCTTGAGACGTTGAAAGCCGCTGCATGA
- a CDS encoding glycosyltransferase, with protein MKVSTKSRTPLFDEVLIEGSVLEHYAAERNKYDELLNELFRSSSAIRDKIGRRSIWHINSTAFGGGVAEMLPHHICLLRELGFDVRWLIFKPKEEQFFEFTKGLHNSLHDAAVAGLNDLLPHYLEASKQGAAQLERIIRPDAFLIIHDPQPLGAAAKFLDSHPHPAIWRCHIGYPKRTPTVDETWGFLGEYLRQFQRIVLSAKEYAFDTGLPIDIIQPSISPFSSKNRNYEGPAGKTLENSFSFNSQEFEPTSSLQNILGSRYFLHVSRWDGLKGIDRIIAAFDRFVKMALADADDIRMVIAGPDPLDVADDPEGREYFEKCVALCSQLPKEVRRRVYLTCISMKDHDANAEIVGRLQQNAHGVFALSREEGFGLTATEALFRGKPVVVSSAFGLKRQVVNGLNGVVLDEPDIEDKAAEMMHRLATGYSDFEEMARTARENCLRSSTQISQIPKWYESIQSALSSFEGVQYREPFQTS; from the coding sequence ATGAAAGTATCAACGAAATCCCGCACACCACTATTTGATGAGGTGCTGATAGAAGGCTCGGTACTTGAGCATTACGCAGCGGAACGAAACAAGTATGACGAACTTCTCAATGAACTATTTCGTTCGTCCAGTGCAATTCGTGACAAGATTGGCCGCCGTTCTATTTGGCACATAAATTCCACCGCGTTCGGCGGTGGGGTGGCCGAAATGCTTCCACACCACATATGCCTCCTTCGGGAACTTGGTTTTGATGTGCGTTGGCTCATTTTTAAACCGAAGGAAGAGCAATTTTTTGAGTTCACCAAAGGACTTCACAATTCTCTGCACGACGCCGCTGTGGCAGGCTTGAATGATCTGCTGCCGCATTATCTTGAGGCATCGAAGCAAGGCGCCGCGCAGCTGGAAAGGATTATCAGACCTGATGCCTTTCTGATTATTCATGATCCGCAGCCACTTGGTGCAGCTGCGAAGTTCCTGGACTCTCACCCGCACCCGGCTATCTGGCGATGCCACATCGGCTATCCAAAGCGCACCCCGACAGTCGACGAAACCTGGGGGTTTCTGGGAGAATACCTGCGTCAATTCCAGCGCATTGTCCTGAGCGCCAAGGAATATGCCTTTGATACCGGTCTCCCCATAGATATCATCCAGCCATCGATCAGCCCATTCTCAAGCAAGAACCGTAACTATGAAGGGCCAGCGGGCAAGACGCTGGAGAATTCGTTTTCGTTCAATAGCCAAGAATTCGAGCCCACCTCATCCCTTCAGAACATTCTCGGCTCGCGGTATTTCCTGCATGTATCCAGGTGGGATGGACTGAAAGGAATTGACCGGATCATCGCCGCTTTCGATCGCTTTGTGAAAATGGCGCTCGCCGATGCAGACGATATACGCATGGTGATCGCGGGACCGGATCCTTTGGATGTTGCCGACGATCCTGAAGGACGCGAGTATTTCGAGAAATGCGTCGCATTATGCTCTCAATTACCCAAGGAAGTGCGGCGGCGCGTGTATCTGACCTGTATCTCGATGAAGGACCACGACGCAAATGCCGAAATTGTCGGCCGGCTGCAACAGAACGCCCATGGAGTATTTGCGCTCTCTCGCGAGGAGGGCTTCGGCCTGACAGCAACAGAGGCCCTGTTCCGAGGAAAACCCGTCGTAGTGTCGTCCGCCTTTGGCCTAAAGAGGCAGGTCGTAAATGGGCTGAATGGCGTTGTCCTCGACGAGCCGGACATCGAGGACAAAGCTGCAGAAATGATGCATCGCCTTGCGACCGGTTATAGTGATTTCGAGGAGATGGCCAGAACCGCGCGCGAAAACTGCCTGCGCTCGAGTACGCAAATCTCGCAAATTCCAAAGTGGTATGAGTCGATTCAATCGGCTCTATCCAGCTTTGAGGGGGTGCAATACCGGGAACCGTTCCAAACCAGCTGA
- a CDS encoding HAD-IA family hydrolase yields the protein MKDRTKTTTVNVQLEDYDHVAFDLDGTLVDSEAVVESALRRWAREERISPDYAIRMSAGRRDVDLVAAITPGRSPEREATRIADYEIQAMRLLQPIQGAAEFYSSIPAERRSIVTSSARVSALARLEAAGLSRPRIMIAAEDVSHGKPHPQPYQTLLRMLRITPKRCLVFEDSRTGIEAAIAAGCDCVGVGPNARGHPDTRGWIENFSEASFLTGRAEPASQTERRATK from the coding sequence GTGAAAGATCGAACGAAAACCACAACCGTCAATGTTCAGCTCGAAGATTATGATCATGTTGCCTTCGATCTGGACGGTACCCTTGTAGATTCGGAGGCTGTGGTCGAAAGCGCACTCCGTCGATGGGCACGAGAGGAACGGATCTCTCCGGATTACGCAATTCGGATGTCGGCCGGCCGCCGGGACGTCGACCTGGTGGCGGCGATTACGCCCGGTCGCTCGCCAGAACGCGAAGCAACTCGCATTGCGGATTATGAGATCCAAGCGATGAGGCTGTTGCAACCGATCCAGGGCGCCGCAGAGTTCTATAGCTCGATCCCCGCCGAACGGAGATCTATTGTCACCTCTTCGGCAAGGGTTTCGGCCCTTGCCCGCCTCGAGGCCGCTGGGCTCTCCCGCCCGAGGATCATGATTGCAGCCGAGGACGTCAGTCACGGAAAGCCGCATCCGCAACCCTATCAAACGCTGTTGCGAATGCTGCGCATCACTCCCAAAAGATGCTTGGTTTTTGAGGATTCCCGCACCGGTATTGAAGCGGCGATCGCTGCAGGCTGCGACTGCGTAGGTGTCGGCCCCAATGCCAGGGGTCACCCTGACACCAGGGGCTGGATAGAGAATTTTAGCGAGGCTTCCTTTCTAACCGGCCGCGCTGAACCTGCTTCTCAGACTGAACGGCGGGCCACGAAATGA
- a CDS encoding aminotransferase class III-fold pyridoxal phosphate-dependent enzyme: MLDPGATEHLAEWERDTRSSIIFRSANGGMAEDINGKIYLDMTSCSGASPLGNNDPVFKAKLAQAMERETDILPSPVSEQRQILAGKISEMFPSNSRVFFLRTGSCATEAAVRIARHRTGRPVILTAGFHGWHDIFQQHPWSGNPPAKDQHIQDFQYDLDNLEQQLVGNEGRVAGIFVTPESSVFPPELLQEISRMASPHGVLLIVDEVLCGRRYAKGGYYRKHGVKADLITLAKGIAQGIGLSAVVGTAGAMVGADKAYLGNTYLRENRAYVAGNLTQEISEEAEIAARIAESGLALKRQFQTSFERSEIPARVLGAIPCSESFCPRKSMEGSSLRGVCNTVSTPATQGHT, translated from the coding sequence ATGCTCGATCCTGGAGCTACCGAGCATTTGGCGGAATGGGAGCGTGACACCCGGTCATCCATCATATTCCGGTCCGCCAATGGCGGGATGGCGGAGGATATCAACGGCAAGATCTATCTGGATATGACGTCCTGCAGCGGGGCTTCGCCCTTGGGCAACAATGACCCAGTGTTCAAGGCCAAGCTTGCGCAGGCGATGGAGCGAGAAACTGATATTCTGCCATCTCCGGTGAGTGAGCAACGCCAGATACTCGCCGGGAAAATCTCGGAGATGTTCCCAAGCAATTCCAGAGTGTTCTTTCTGAGGACCGGATCTTGTGCGACGGAAGCGGCTGTTCGGATCGCCCGACACCGAACTGGCCGGCCGGTCATCCTGACGGCTGGCTTCCACGGGTGGCACGACATCTTTCAACAGCACCCCTGGTCGGGCAATCCGCCGGCCAAGGATCAGCATATCCAGGATTTCCAATATGATCTCGATAACCTTGAGCAGCAGCTAGTCGGGAACGAGGGGAGAGTCGCGGGCATTTTCGTCACGCCTGAGTCTTCGGTCTTTCCTCCGGAATTGCTCCAGGAGATCTCCAGGATGGCTAGCCCGCATGGAGTATTGCTTATCGTTGATGAGGTTCTATGCGGACGTCGTTACGCCAAGGGTGGCTACTACCGAAAACACGGTGTGAAAGCTGACCTCATCACATTGGCGAAGGGGATCGCACAAGGCATTGGCCTTTCCGCGGTCGTCGGCACCGCCGGTGCCATGGTGGGAGCCGACAAGGCCTACCTTGGTAATACCTATCTGCGCGAGAACCGGGCCTATGTGGCCGGCAACCTGACACAGGAAATCTCTGAAGAAGCAGAAATCGCGGCTCGCATCGCCGAGAGCGGCTTAGCGCTCAAGAGGCAGTTCCAGACCTCGTTCGAGCGTAGCGAAATACCTGCGCGCGTGCTCGGAGCGATACCATGTTCAGAATCGTTCTGCCCTCGCAAAAGCATGGAAGGGTCTTCGCTCAGAGGTGTCTGCAACACGGTATCTACACCGGCTACCCAGGGACATACATGA